The Haloarchaeobius amylolyticus genome window below encodes:
- a CDS encoding CheR family methyltransferase, which translates to MTEEDAFLRVTQYVEDEIGFATSHYNDSYLKRRLSSRMRRTGAADYDEYFDILREDPDEPKELLDALSINVTGFFRNPDVWEGIRSVLRDLSAEEDRVHVWSAACADGREPYSLAMLALDDPRVDAEKFHIYGTDINDEALRTAQQGVYHSTRTVDIEDQLTFLSNFHAYVDRRENRFAVTDRVKRKVTFAKHDLINDGSKSGFDLVICRNLFIYIDNEYKQPVLETIARSLRPDGYLVIGKAETIPPQLKSAFSVLDGRLRIYQRE; encoded by the coding sequence GTGACGGAGGAGGACGCGTTTCTCCGAGTCACCCAGTACGTCGAAGACGAGATCGGGTTCGCGACCAGTCATTACAACGACAGCTACCTCAAGCGGCGGCTCTCCTCGCGCATGCGCCGGACGGGCGCGGCCGACTACGACGAGTACTTCGACATCCTCCGCGAGGACCCCGACGAACCCAAGGAGCTGCTGGACGCGCTCTCGATCAACGTCACCGGGTTCTTCCGGAACCCCGACGTCTGGGAGGGCATCCGGTCGGTGTTGCGGGACCTCTCCGCCGAAGAGGACCGCGTCCACGTCTGGTCTGCGGCCTGTGCGGACGGCCGTGAGCCCTACTCGCTCGCGATGCTCGCGCTCGACGACCCCCGGGTCGACGCCGAGAAGTTCCACATCTACGGGACCGACATCAACGACGAGGCGCTCCGGACCGCCCAGCAGGGCGTCTACCACAGCACCCGCACCGTCGACATCGAGGACCAGCTCACCTTCCTCTCGAACTTCCACGCCTACGTCGACAGGCGAGAGAACCGCTTCGCGGTGACCGACCGGGTCAAACGGAAGGTCACCTTCGCGAAGCACGACCTGATCAACGACGGGTCGAAGTCGGGCTTCGACCTCGTCATCTGCCGGAACCTGTTCATCTACATCGACAACGAGTACAAACAGCCGGTCCTCGAGACCATCGCCAGGTCGCTCCGCCCCGACGGCTACCTCGTCATCGGGAAGGCAGAGACCATCCCGCCACAGCTCAAGTCGGCGTTCTCCGTGCTCGACGGTCGCCTCCGTATCTACCAGCGCGAGTAG
- a CDS encoding chemotaxis protein CheD: MKTYGSEPGAPEPVQVGISEFVVRGKESEETLKSYGLGSCLAIALYDPDSGIGGLAHVMLPDGDAADGADTQPGKYADTAIRAMLRRMVEKGAAYTSVEAKIAGGSDMFQFESFGEGVGKRNVAAAKDELEKLGVPIIAEDVGGQRGRTVEFDVETGTLRIRTADSEHAVEEL; the protein is encoded by the coding sequence ATGAAGACCTACGGCAGTGAACCCGGCGCGCCGGAGCCGGTCCAGGTCGGCATCTCGGAGTTCGTCGTCCGGGGAAAGGAGTCAGAGGAGACGCTGAAGTCCTACGGGCTCGGGTCGTGCCTGGCCATCGCGCTGTACGACCCCGACTCCGGTATCGGCGGGCTGGCCCACGTCATGCTCCCCGACGGCGACGCAGCCGACGGTGCCGACACCCAGCCGGGCAAGTACGCCGACACCGCCATCCGCGCGATGCTCCGCCGGATGGTCGAGAAGGGCGCGGCGTACACCTCGGTCGAGGCCAAGATCGCGGGCGGCAGCGACATGTTCCAGTTCGAGTCCTTCGGCGAGGGCGTCGGGAAGCGAAACGTCGCCGCCGCAAAGGACGAACTGGAGAAGCTCGGCGTCCCCATCATCGCAGAGGACGTGGGCGGCCAGCGTGGCCGGACCGTCGAGTTCGACGTGGAGACCGGCACGCTCCGCATCCGCACCGCGGACAGCGAACACGCTGTGGAGGAACTGTGA